A single region of the Yersinia entomophaga genome encodes:
- the phoH gene encoding phosphate starvation-inducible protein PhoH, with the protein MGRQKAVIKARREAKRVIRRDSRSHRQREEENVTSLVQMGGVESIGMARDSRDTSAILARTEAQGHYLEAIASKQLIFATGEAGCGKTFISAAKAAEALIHKEIDRIIVTRPVLQADEDLGFLPGDISEKFAPYFRPVYDILLRRLGSSFMQYCLRPEIGKVEIAPFAYMRGRTFENAVVILDEAQNVTASQMKMFLTRLGENVTVIVNGDVTQCDLPRGVKSGLSDALERFSEDEMIGIIRFDKQDCVRSALCQRTLNAYT; encoded by the coding sequence ATGGGAAGACAAAAAGCAGTGATCAAAGCTCGTCGTGAAGCGAAACGCGTGATTAGACGTGATTCACGTAGTCATCGTCAACGTGAGGAAGAGAATGTGACATCGTTAGTTCAAATGGGCGGTGTTGAATCTATCGGTATGGCGCGAGACAGCCGCGATACCTCCGCTATTTTGGCACGAACCGAAGCTCAGGGTCATTACTTGGAAGCCATAGCCAGTAAACAGCTCATCTTTGCCACCGGCGAAGCGGGATGTGGTAAGACTTTTATTAGTGCTGCCAAAGCGGCGGAAGCGCTAATTCATAAAGAGATAGATAGGATTATTGTTACCAGACCTGTATTGCAGGCTGATGAAGATCTGGGTTTCCTGCCCGGTGATATTTCCGAGAAGTTTGCGCCTTATTTCCGTCCGGTTTATGACATTCTACTACGCCGTTTAGGATCGTCATTTATGCAATATTGCCTGCGCCCGGAAATCGGTAAAGTTGAGATTGCTCCCTTTGCCTATATGCGCGGACGGACGTTTGAAAATGCGGTAGTGATTCTGGATGAAGCTCAGAACGTAACCGCCAGTCAGATGAAAATGTTTCTGACCCGATTGGGTGAAAATGTGACGGTAATCGTTAACGGTGATGTTACCCAATGCGATTTACCGCGCGGCGTGAAATCTGGCCTCAGTGATGCGCTGGAACGTTTCTCCGAGGATGAAATGATCGGCATTATTCGTTTCGACAAACAAGACTGCGTGCGTTCCGCATTGTGCCAACGCACATTAAATGCCTATACCTGA